In Natronolimnobius baerhuensis, a single window of DNA contains:
- a CDS encoding GAF domain-containing protein, translating to MDHSLVSADSSPLRVVVVGPEPWRQTVTAGLKAETDANAGSETATVDSETATPLTISAAVDSIPALEPETLASSDCLLTCDRDAIASIRDNDTDATVALPSIYVLEPDESKAASLEVILEVATDVITQATAETPAVLAHRLGRALENVTTTSEIDASDTARAHPETVPSAAEVGHNLLTEMTQAEQFRLIRDATSRLLTADSSDDVLESVVALAADVLDLEAAVYRFDEQTNELYAETASSGFDSLVDHPDRIQPGDDIVWEAFIDGQIQTAPRDAARSDEDADSSQSHRDRWSRAQSGLYVPLGSHGVLACLSADPDRYDDATVELVSLFTMITETVLNRRSRTHRLREREHELTAQTERLERRHAVTQLQADLETHLLRADSRVEAEQAICDRLREIEGCSMVWIGEPNPGGTQLQSRAIAGRERAYLESVAIPPTDDSAAEPAGRAARTESSVSVENVAADVHNGEWRRAALSSNYQSVVAIPLISDGSLYGVVTLYGNQPAAFDDTLRAMLDEISATLASTLDSITRSSADEETAITEVELELQSGSVLTAIASQLAASVELAGATADQATSPIAFLALECALEEGTVDRIRSVSGVANAAVISDVSQRPIVQVTLAEPYFGSIIDSYGGSVRTLVATPETTTATITIPARVELRALLTELEQRGFPTTMLARRDRSSDELTTPPSPGYNTLLEALTDRQREVVQTAYHGGFFDWPREMTGEAIADSLEISSPAFHKHVRSAERKLFSRVFDDRTVDG from the coding sequence ATGGATCACAGTCTCGTCTCAGCCGACTCGAGTCCACTGCGTGTCGTCGTGGTCGGCCCGGAACCGTGGCGACAGACTGTGACGGCAGGTCTCAAGGCAGAGACAGATGCCAACGCCGGTTCCGAGACAGCCACCGTCGACTCCGAGACAGCCACCCCCCTCACGATCTCGGCCGCCGTCGACTCGATACCAGCACTCGAGCCAGAGACACTCGCCTCGAGCGACTGTCTGCTGACCTGTGATCGTGACGCCATCGCCTCCATCCGAGACAACGACACCGACGCCACAGTGGCGTTGCCGAGCATCTACGTGCTCGAGCCAGATGAGTCTAAAGCTGCGTCGCTCGAGGTGATTCTCGAGGTTGCCACCGACGTCATCACACAGGCGACCGCCGAAACACCGGCCGTGCTCGCCCATCGGCTGGGCCGTGCCCTCGAGAATGTGACCACGACGAGCGAGATAGACGCGAGTGACACCGCTCGAGCGCACCCAGAGACAGTCCCCAGCGCCGCAGAGGTCGGCCACAATCTCCTGACTGAGATGACTCAAGCCGAGCAGTTCCGTCTGATTCGTGATGCGACAAGCCGCCTTCTCACCGCCGACTCGAGCGACGACGTACTCGAGTCGGTCGTTGCACTCGCCGCCGACGTACTCGACCTCGAGGCGGCCGTCTACCGATTTGACGAACAGACAAACGAGCTGTACGCAGAGACAGCATCTAGTGGATTCGACTCACTTGTCGACCATCCCGACCGAATCCAGCCCGGTGACGACATCGTCTGGGAGGCGTTCATCGACGGCCAGATTCAGACGGCACCTCGAGACGCAGCGAGAAGCGATGAGGATGCCGACAGTAGCCAATCCCACCGCGACCGCTGGAGTCGTGCCCAGAGCGGACTCTACGTGCCACTCGGATCGCACGGCGTCCTCGCCTGTCTCTCGGCTGACCCGGACCGCTATGACGACGCAACCGTCGAACTCGTGTCGCTGTTTACGATGATCACCGAGACGGTCCTGAATCGACGCAGCCGAACACACCGTCTTCGCGAACGCGAGCACGAACTCACCGCACAGACCGAACGCCTCGAGCGACGTCATGCAGTCACACAACTCCAAGCCGATCTCGAGACCCACCTCTTGCGTGCCGATTCGCGCGTCGAGGCCGAACAGGCGATCTGTGACCGACTCAGAGAGATCGAGGGGTGCTCGATGGTCTGGATCGGCGAGCCAAATCCCGGCGGCACACAGCTCCAGTCTCGAGCAATCGCCGGGCGCGAACGGGCGTATCTCGAGTCGGTTGCGATTCCACCAACTGATGACTCCGCTGCCGAACCGGCCGGTCGCGCCGCCCGTACTGAGTCGTCGGTGTCCGTCGAAAACGTGGCTGCAGACGTCCACAACGGCGAGTGGCGGCGTGCAGCACTCTCGAGTAACTACCAGTCCGTTGTTGCCATCCCGCTCATCTCTGATGGCTCTCTCTACGGTGTGGTGACTCTCTACGGGAACCAGCCCGCCGCATTCGACGATACGCTTCGAGCAATGCTCGACGAGATCAGCGCGACACTTGCGTCTACACTTGACTCGATCACCCGCTCGAGCGCCGACGAAGAGACAGCCATCACTGAGGTTGAACTTGAACTGCAGTCAGGTTCTGTCCTCACGGCAATCGCGTCCCAACTGGCAGCGTCAGTCGAGTTAGCGGGAGCAACAGCCGATCAGGCTACCTCTCCAATTGCCTTTCTCGCCCTCGAGTGTGCACTCGAGGAGGGAACTGTTGATCGCATTCGAAGCGTCAGCGGCGTCGCAAACGCAGCAGTGATCTCTGACGTGTCACAGCGTCCGATTGTGCAGGTCACGCTCGCTGAGCCATATTTCGGCTCCATCATCGACAGCTACGGCGGCTCGGTCCGGACACTGGTTGCCACCCCAGAGACGACAACAGCGACGATTACCATCCCCGCACGCGTCGAACTCCGTGCGCTGCTCACCGAACTCGAGCAACGCGGCTTCCCAACGACGATGCTCGCCCGACGCGACCGCTCGAGTGACGAACTCACCACACCACCCAGCCCCGGGTACAACACGCTGCTCGAGGCGTTGACCGACCGACAGCGCGAAGTCGTCCAGACGGCCTATCACGGCGGCTTTTTCGACTGGCCGCGAGAGATGACCGGCGAAGCAATCGCTGACTCACTCGAGATTTCCTCACCAGCGTTTCACAAGCACGTTCGATCCGCCGAACGGAAGCTCTTCAGCCGCGTATTCGATGATCGAACGGTCGATGGTTAA
- a CDS encoding HalOD1 output domain-containing protein, whose amino-acid sequence MTEMTSRSVSSAQREPYTAQYDRLDDTPLSVAVAQAVAMFRTVDVMSLDPLHHAINADALERLFEPRADSPRTGGTVSFEYNDCLVTVTADGEIRVQDA is encoded by the coding sequence ATGACTGAGATGACTTCACGTTCCGTCTCATCGGCGCAGAGGGAACCGTATACAGCACAGTACGACCGACTCGATGACACACCACTGTCCGTCGCCGTTGCACAGGCAGTTGCAATGTTCCGAACTGTCGATGTCATGTCGCTCGACCCACTCCATCACGCGATCAACGCTGATGCACTCGAGCGACTGTTCGAGCCACGCGCAGACAGCCCGCGGACTGGGGGCACAGTCAGTTTCGAGTATAACGACTGTCTTGTCACCGTTACAGCTGACGGCGAAATTCGGGTCCAAGACGCCTGA
- a CDS encoding HalOD1 output domain-containing protein — protein MGPGDSPSMRIVQQIADSSAVDPLDLEPPLHEILDPEALDSLIESMAQQPAPAGASLEFVYREHRISVDGTGSVTVTAVESAAESSVDGSSSSEFDSESTS, from the coding sequence ATGGGACCGGGGGATTCACCCAGTATGCGCATTGTGCAACAGATCGCCGACTCGAGTGCGGTCGATCCACTCGATCTCGAGCCGCCGCTTCACGAGATTCTCGATCCGGAGGCGCTCGATTCGTTGATCGAGTCGATGGCACAACAACCAGCACCCGCTGGTGCGTCTCTCGAGTTCGTCTATCGTGAGCATCGGATCTCCGTCGATGGGACGGGTTCGGTTACAGTGACGGCCGTCGAGTCCGCGGCTGAGTCGTCCGTCGATGGTTCCTCGAGTTCGGAGTTCGATTCTGAGTCTACTTCCTAG
- a CDS encoding tyrosine-type recombinase/integrase, whose protein sequence is MTANPEQSIKRLRERIEEVEDMDEDDAQALRRMSDRIRILGPSKYSDFAHEKYLMRAVKIAQEVGGLADALEDRDAAERIVAWINTEKANSPETNKDYRVTLRQFGKLVSGDDTDEIPESIEWVPGGYPSNYDPAPDPGDMLRWEEDVLPMIEACVNLRDRALVALAWDLGPRPYELFDLSPKQITDHKYGLQVTVDGKQGRRSPVLIPSVPYVNRWLEVHPGSGSDPLFCNLNGGGSISNNRVRDILKEKARKAGVDRPVTPSNFRKSSASHLASQGVSQAHLEDHHGWTRGSDIAARYVSVFAEANDREIAKAHGKDVQEDEPEALAPHTCHRCDRETPREKDACVWCGAALSQRAVDKDDELNRRWMETARDVADIEGLTIDEVMDARDSVDENAFLRQVLLSDD, encoded by the coding sequence ATGACTGCGAACCCGGAACAGTCGATCAAACGCCTCCGAGAACGGATCGAGGAGGTCGAAGACATGGACGAAGACGATGCTCAAGCGCTCCGGCGCATGTCCGACCGCATCCGCATCCTCGGACCATCGAAGTACTCCGACTTCGCTCATGAAAAGTACCTCATGCGAGCCGTCAAGATCGCCCAGGAAGTCGGCGGTCTCGCCGATGCCCTCGAGGATCGAGACGCCGCTGAACGCATCGTCGCGTGGATCAACACCGAGAAGGCCAACTCGCCCGAGACCAACAAAGACTACCGCGTCACCCTCCGACAGTTCGGAAAACTGGTCAGCGGTGACGACACCGACGAGATCCCCGAGAGCATCGAGTGGGTTCCGGGTGGCTACCCCAGCAACTACGATCCCGCTCCCGACCCCGGCGACATGCTGCGTTGGGAAGAGGACGTCCTTCCCATGATCGAAGCCTGTGTGAATCTTCGCGACCGTGCCCTCGTCGCACTTGCATGGGACCTCGGACCACGACCGTACGAACTGTTCGACCTCTCGCCGAAGCAGATCACCGATCACAAATACGGCCTCCAGGTCACCGTCGACGGAAAGCAGGGAAGACGGTCGCCCGTCCTGATTCCGTCCGTCCCCTACGTCAACCGCTGGCTCGAGGTCCATCCTGGCAGTGGCAGCGACCCACTGTTCTGCAATCTCAACGGCGGCGGTTCGATCTCGAACAACCGTGTCCGGGACATCCTGAAAGAGAAGGCACGCAAGGCCGGCGTCGACCGACCCGTCACTCCCTCGAACTTCCGGAAGTCCTCGGCCAGTCACCTCGCTAGCCAGGGCGTCAGCCAGGCCCACCTCGAGGACCATCACGGCTGGACGCGTGGGAGCGATATCGCCGCTCGCTACGTCTCCGTCTTCGCCGAGGCAAACGACCGCGAGATCGCGAAGGCCCACGGGAAAGACGTCCAAGAGGACGAACCCGAAGCCCTCGCGCCGCACACCTGTCACCGATGTGATCGGGAAACGCCCCGAGAGAAGGATGCCTGTGTCTGGTGTGGGGCAGCGCTCTCCCAGCGGGCAGTTGACAAAGACGACGAGCTCAACCGACGCTGGATGGAAACCGCTCGCGATGTCGCTGACATCGAGGGTCTGACAATCGACGAGGTCATGGACGCCCGCGACTCCGTCGACGAAAACGCGTTCCTCCGGCAGGTCCTGTTGAGCGACGACTGA
- a CDS encoding Cdc6/Cdc18 family protein: MIADPRVFDDEFVPPDLLHRETEIEQLLRRYTHPEPRETDMLISGPSGVGKTLLAQKVTDRLERQRGVTTIFVDSLGKTTGAVLRAVLERHPNGPDDVVRTTPTESVCREFRRAVDGGTVVVLDEGDDLPETEAINELLATAHVTVIAIAHEGTDWLSRLDVVASHPFGSCHIEVGRYGVTELADILERRAIQGFHGDVVSREYLETIANEVAGVARDGIQTLRAAAEIARDQGFHQIDSVEIATAYEHAKHRIRELNLESLPFHHQVLYAIVHDAGEIAGAELHECYEAIADETYAGGPVHPIGERARRGKFPKLKEYDLVEYDESTTKDRVYSVIDINVEPVIDLPSIGLC, translated from the coding sequence ATGATCGCCGACCCACGGGTGTTTGACGACGAATTCGTCCCGCCGGACCTTCTACATCGCGAGACCGAAATCGAGCAGTTACTTCGCCGGTACACCCACCCAGAGCCTCGAGAGACGGACATGCTCATCTCCGGGCCATCGGGCGTCGGGAAGACACTCCTCGCTCAGAAGGTGACCGACCGCCTCGAGCGCCAGCGGGGTGTGACGACGATCTTCGTCGACTCCCTCGGGAAGACAACCGGCGCTGTGCTCCGTGCTGTCCTCGAGCGCCACCCCAACGGACCCGACGACGTCGTGCGGACGACGCCGACCGAGTCAGTCTGCCGTGAGTTTCGACGCGCCGTCGACGGTGGCACGGTTGTCGTCCTGGACGAAGGCGACGACCTGCCCGAGACGGAAGCGATCAACGAGTTGCTGGCGACCGCCCACGTCACCGTTATCGCAATCGCCCACGAGGGGACCGACTGGCTCTCCCGGTTGGACGTCGTCGCAAGCCACCCGTTCGGAAGTTGCCATATCGAGGTTGGTCGCTACGGTGTCACCGAGCTCGCAGACATCCTTGAGCGCCGAGCGATCCAGGGCTTCCACGGTGATGTCGTCTCCCGCGAATACCTCGAGACAATCGCCAACGAGGTCGCGGGTGTCGCTCGCGATGGGATCCAGACGCTGCGGGCAGCTGCCGAGATTGCCCGTGACCAGGGCTTCCACCAGATCGATAGCGTCGAGATCGCGACCGCGTACGAACACGCGAAGCATCGCATCCGGGAGTTGAACCTCGAGTCGTTGCCGTTCCACCACCAGGTGCTGTACGCAATCGTCCACGATGCGGGCGAGATTGCGGGGGCAGAGTTGCACGAGTGCTACGAGGCAATCGCTGACGAGACCTACGCCGGCGGCCCGGTGCATCCAATCGGCGAACGGGCTCGGCGCGGGAAATTTCCGAAGCTCAAGGAGTACGATCTTGTCGAGTACGACGAGTCAACGACGAAGGATCGCGTCTACAGCGTGATCGACATCAACGTCGAGCCGGTGATCGACCTTCCATCGATAGGACTCTGCTGA
- a CDS encoding class I SAM-dependent methyltransferase: MGIVSKAKIGVRLLRDRSVLEVGYLVREKLMVSLSSIPLLDDYWYSKSVEHLRNLQKDEGSVRSVLNTTRKFEGYGPYHTIKPLQHKNRILSLAKLISDENPDTVVEIGVCYGGTLYLWSRLTNADIIGIDLKFRGKGRLIKSFSENRIELVAGSSYDPKTVETVSEKIGGQIDFLFIDGDHSYEGVKSDFEAYSEFVSEGGIIAMDDVVATKHEVSEFWRELEQNDDYETMLIPDEDPGLGIIKC, encoded by the coding sequence ATGGGAATTGTCTCTAAAGCTAAAATTGGGGTTAGATTGTTACGTGATAGGAGTGTTTTGGAGGTGGGATATCTGGTGAGAGAAAAACTAATGGTATCCCTATCGAGTATACCCCTCCTTGATGATTACTGGTATTCAAAGTCAGTTGAACATTTAAGAAATCTCCAAAAGGATGAGGGGAGTGTTAGAAGTGTTTTAAACACAACTCGAAAATTCGAGGGGTATGGCCCGTATCACACAATAAAACCCCTACAGCATAAGAATCGGATTCTCTCCCTGGCTAAACTGATCAGTGATGAAAACCCAGACACAGTTGTTGAAATAGGAGTATGTTATGGTGGCACACTCTACCTCTGGTCTCGGTTAACAAATGCAGATATTATCGGGATTGATCTAAAATTCAGGGGTAAGGGAAGGCTAATCAAATCCTTTTCTGAGAATCGCATTGAGTTAGTTGCCGGTAGTTCATACGACCCAAAGACTGTAGAAACGGTATCTGAAAAAATTGGTGGGCAAATCGACTTTTTGTTCATCGATGGCGACCACAGCTACGAAGGTGTGAAAAGCGATTTTGAGGCCTACTCTGAGTTTGTATCTGAAGGAGGTATTATCGCTATGGATGACGTTGTTGCAACGAAACACGAGGTGTCTGAATTCTGGAGGGAATTAGAGCAGAATGACGATTATGAAACGATGTTGATTCCGGATGAAGACCCGGGGCTCGGGATTATTAAGTGTTGA
- a CDS encoding phage tail protein, giving the protein MQEIQLRVVDLDGQTKLAVPATTVERTDEILGEMTHGQVILHREAWADVDDVLDQRNDRLVVDGPRTSGEFIAGRFDVDERGDGTVIVGIEGFELDAKDAEPTGANVVYQNVEDSEIVTDLIDQVPTLEVGMVETLATNLSMSFSHAEPSKALRDVCEATGAELRYNDDRTVDYIDRIGEDKADVVLSPAEQAVIGELEIVEDARENITHIRGFGAQSGPDQITAEAIADSYDGGRETWREYENKDVKEQSRLQRIIDQMVAEYDGEPRHLEIELETANTDIQLGDRVHVHLPEENIDRMLRVIKRRSLLGSAGATLSLVLSNRLLTADEDAQENRKDLQRFNRGYQGFVDRSQITSGWDVAGDGTPQELVVVNWPDDILEEKDVTLAVQGRAWRSPINPTEHVHNVSLETDDHDHLVDVLTTSGASASDSDNIDPFAQGGSQDGSFSISDDISVPSLDGDTRTCIIFVDFAISTDETELGSFAGDVNLDVSSGFSTIYSDSGQTTLLNAVPKTWMVVYTGSAIQGDTVDIEFSGSTNYDSYVRYDISAVALGDHDHMVDILEDTDEDGGQTLFETTEPEDAAIPEVITEFDGQQYYPTDVTVEINGSTVGTISGDGSSSWTETISLEDELTPGLNTITATPETRGELNLALSSELFRRGRSE; this is encoded by the coding sequence ATGCAAGAGATACAACTCCGAGTCGTTGACCTGGACGGCCAGACAAAACTCGCTGTTCCAGCAACGACCGTTGAACGGACCGACGAGATTCTTGGCGAGATGACGCACGGTCAAGTCATCCTCCACCGAGAGGCTTGGGCCGACGTTGACGACGTCCTCGACCAACGTAATGACCGGCTCGTTGTCGACGGTCCACGAACGAGCGGGGAGTTCATTGCTGGCCGTTTCGATGTCGATGAACGTGGTGACGGCACCGTAATCGTCGGTATCGAAGGGTTCGAACTCGACGCGAAAGACGCCGAACCAACTGGCGCAAACGTCGTTTACCAGAACGTCGAGGACAGCGAGATAGTGACGGACCTAATCGATCAGGTCCCGACGCTCGAGGTAGGGATGGTCGAGACGCTCGCGACGAATCTCTCGATGTCGTTCTCACATGCCGAACCGAGCAAAGCGCTACGGGATGTCTGCGAGGCGACCGGTGCCGAACTTCGGTACAACGATGACCGGACCGTCGACTACATTGACCGGATCGGCGAGGACAAAGCCGATGTCGTTCTGTCGCCTGCGGAGCAGGCTGTTATCGGCGAACTGGAGATTGTTGAAGACGCTCGAGAAAACATAACTCACATCCGCGGGTTTGGCGCGCAGTCGGGTCCCGACCAGATCACCGCCGAAGCCATCGCCGACTCCTACGATGGCGGGCGGGAAACGTGGCGCGAGTACGAGAACAAGGACGTCAAGGAGCAGTCGCGACTGCAGCGGATCATCGACCAGATGGTCGCTGAGTACGACGGTGAGCCTCGTCACCTCGAGATCGAACTCGAGACGGCCAACACAGACATCCAGCTGGGCGACCGCGTCCACGTCCACCTTCCAGAGGAGAACATCGACCGCATGCTCAGAGTCATCAAACGGAGATCGTTGCTCGGCAGTGCTGGAGCAACGCTCTCACTGGTCCTGTCGAATCGCCTCCTAACTGCCGACGAAGACGCCCAAGAAAACCGGAAGGACCTGCAGCGGTTCAACCGTGGCTACCAGGGCTTCGTCGACCGGAGTCAGATCACCAGCGGGTGGGATGTCGCTGGCGACGGCACACCACAGGAGCTCGTCGTCGTTAACTGGCCGGATGATATCCTCGAGGAAAAAGATGTCACGCTCGCCGTCCAGGGACGGGCGTGGAGGTCGCCGATCAACCCGACCGAACACGTCCACAATGTTTCACTTGAAACGGATGACCACGACCATCTCGTGGACGTCCTGACGACAAGTGGGGCGTCTGCGAGTGATTCGGACAACATTGATCCGTTCGCACAAGGCGGAAGTCAGGACGGTTCATTTTCGATTTCGGATGATATCAGCGTCCCGTCTCTTGACGGAGATACGCGTACGTGCATCATTTTCGTTGACTTTGCTATCTCAACTGATGAAACCGAACTCGGGAGTTTCGCCGGGGATGTCAATCTTGACGTTTCCTCCGGGTTCAGCACTATCTACAGCGATTCCGGGCAGACGACCCTCCTGAACGCTGTTCCGAAGACGTGGATGGTAGTCTACACAGGCAGTGCAATTCAGGGTGATACGGTCGACATCGAGTTCTCTGGATCGACAAATTACGACTCATACGTTCGATACGACATCTCAGCGGTCGCACTCGGTGATCACGATCACATGGTCGACATCCTCGAAGACACTGATGAGGATGGGGGACAGACCCTATTCGAGACGACCGAACCAGAAGATGCGGCCATCCCAGAAGTCATCACCGAGTTTGACGGCCAGCAGTACTACCCCACAGACGTCACGGTCGAAATCAACGGATCGACAGTCGGGACGATCAGCGGCGACGGCTCGAGCAGTTGGACCGAGACGATCTCCCTCGAGGACGAACTCACACCAGGGCTGAACACGATCACGGCGACGCCAGAGACGCGAGGCGAACTCAACCTCGCTTTGAGCAGCGAACTCTTCCGAAGGGGGAGGTCTGAATGA
- a CDS encoding phage tail tape measure protein: MTFEHLTSRMALDASSYVSEADDAADASEEVAGSTDTMSESLLDVEPAGIAAGGALAGLGTAAQGILDDTRETRESLDRTATTLGVTSDEARDLATSMSDATFPLDDVTESMDNLSGMVETPERMEEVATAADNVADATDSSASSITENLAPSVNALDGNLDALVENQDAFTLAARDTNMSIEDIGSTLSRLDFDQLEEMGLQSQEVAGLMSEFADETGYSGRQLESNFNSAVEEADGDLEELQDELGLGEDALDNWNERVEDAEGVTDDHAAAVSDNVSTMDRLRARMDDARLAASGYLGPMEALAPAAQAAGIGLMALSTVNVGAVAPSFATVAAAAAPVTAVILGVAAAGALLYAAWERDIGGIQDKTEAGVDIIMGGLERFADGIEWATETADYYLTEWSPGDALESAKNSILGPINDVREGVPNAIDRATDAAMDTLTRWDPRTTVGEKRDEIMGALPGVSDARNAAEGFVGGFTDGIRDKIPDVRGAVSDMTDAAGDYLPSSDAERGTLSDLTDMGRALPETAADGVDDGESAFAGAVDGMVAPVGDTANVGNNAQGSEQDFEDALERTDRTDDLLDKLDQLLRGIHALGDELNVDVTVDAENGRHYPF, from the coding sequence ATGACATTTGAACACTTGACCAGCCGGATGGCGCTCGATGCGAGCAGCTACGTCTCCGAAGCTGACGACGCAGCCGACGCCAGTGAGGAGGTCGCAGGCTCGACCGACACGATGTCCGAGTCGCTACTGGATGTCGAGCCGGCGGGAATCGCTGCTGGCGGGGCGCTGGCCGGACTCGGAACGGCCGCCCAGGGAATCCTCGACGATACGCGAGAGACGCGCGAAAGCCTCGACCGGACGGCGACCACACTGGGTGTCACGAGCGACGAGGCTCGAGATCTCGCGACGAGCATGTCCGACGCGACGTTCCCGCTTGACGACGTCACCGAATCGATGGACAACCTCTCGGGGATGGTCGAGACGCCCGAGCGGATGGAAGAGGTCGCGACGGCTGCCGACAACGTTGCTGATGCAACTGACTCGAGTGCCTCGTCGATCACCGAGAATCTCGCACCGTCAGTGAACGCGCTTGATGGAAACCTCGATGCACTCGTCGAGAATCAAGACGCATTCACGCTCGCCGCTCGCGACACGAACATGTCTATCGAGGACATCGGTAGCACGCTCTCGAGGCTTGATTTCGATCAACTCGAAGAGATGGGGCTCCAGTCGCAAGAGGTCGCGGGGCTGATGTCGGAATTCGCTGACGAAACTGGGTATTCAGGGCGGCAGCTCGAGTCAAACTTCAACTCCGCCGTCGAGGAGGCAGACGGCGATCTCGAGGAACTGCAGGACGAACTCGGTCTCGGCGAAGATGCGCTCGACAACTGGAACGAACGCGTCGAGGATGCAGAAGGCGTGACTGACGATCACGCTGCTGCGGTCTCTGATAATGTCTCCACGATGGATCGACTCCGAGCGCGGATGGACGACGCACGTCTGGCCGCGTCGGGGTACCTCGGTCCGATGGAAGCGCTCGCACCAGCGGCCCAGGCAGCCGGTATCGGACTGATGGCGCTATCGACGGTCAACGTCGGCGCTGTCGCACCATCCTTTGCGACCGTCGCCGCCGCAGCCGCGCCCGTGACGGCGGTTATCCTCGGGGTCGCCGCTGCTGGGGCGCTGCTCTACGCTGCCTGGGAACGCGACATCGGTGGCATCCAGGACAAGACCGAGGCGGGGGTCGACATAATCATGGGCGGCCTCGAGCGCTTCGCTGACGGCATCGAATGGGCCACCGAGACCGCGGACTACTACCTCACAGAGTGGAGTCCTGGTGATGCGCTCGAGTCGGCAAAGAACTCGATCCTCGGCCCGATCAACGATGTCCGCGAGGGGGTCCCCAACGCTATCGACAGAGCGACCGACGCTGCGATGGACACCTTGACCAGGTGGGATCCGAGGACGACCGTCGGTGAGAAGCGCGATGAAATTATGGGGGCACTCCCCGGCGTGAGTGATGCGCGCAACGCTGCTGAAGGCTTTGTCGGGGGTTTCACCGACGGTATCCGTGACAAGATCCCAGATGTCCGTGGTGCAGTCAGCGATATGACCGATGCTGCTGGTGACTATTTGCCCTCGAGTGACGCCGAACGGGGCACACTCTCGGACTTAACGGACATGGGTCGGGCGCTCCCAGAGACGGCCGCTGACGGCGTCGATGACGGTGAGTCGGCTTTCGCCGGCGCTGTCGATGGGATGGTTGCCCCGGTGGGTGACACGGCTAATGTCGGCAACAACGCACAGGGAAGCGAACAGGACTTCGAAGACGCACTCGAGCGAACTGACCGAACCGACGATCTGTTGGACAAACTCGATCAACTGCTCCGTGGGATCCACGCGCTCGGAGACGAACTCAACGTCGACGTAACGGTCGATGCCGAGAACGGTCGCCACTACCCATTCTGA
- a CDS encoding HK97 gp10 family phage protein, which yields MTIHAEFEWTSDVTPATQVEWFRSMEPRLESAMEQYAGVAGVEVLGTITENAPKDTGLLSATMDVEVEQVDESTVIIMWGNDEAEYAGIVEFTQPFLAPSIRQEKGTLREALEAIHEEVMEQ from the coding sequence ATGACCATACACGCTGAATTTGAGTGGACGTCCGACGTGACGCCGGCAACGCAAGTCGAGTGGTTCCGATCGATGGAGCCCCGACTCGAGTCGGCGATGGAGCAGTACGCTGGCGTCGCCGGCGTCGAAGTCCTCGGCACGATTACCGAGAACGCCCCGAAGGACACCGGGCTGCTGTCGGCTACGATGGACGTCGAGGTCGAACAGGTCGACGAGTCGACGGTCATCATCATGTGGGGCAACGACGAGGCCGAGTACGCCGGAATCGTCGAATTCACGCAACCGTTCCTCGCACCGTCGATCCGGCAGGAGAAAGGCACACTTCGCGAAGCGCTCGAGGCGATCCACGAAGAGGTGATGGAACAGTGA